A window of Gouania willdenowi chromosome 12, fGouWil2.1, whole genome shotgun sequence contains these coding sequences:
- the mzt2b gene encoding mitotic-spindle organizing protein 2 isoform X4 codes for MSQTPSQTVCSSATDPQTVVVTANVQKYALKKKKVLNAEETELFELSQAAGITLDQEVFKIMVDLLKMNVAPQAVFQTLKSMCASQRAAEGGALDASSSSHTTSAPSAPAAAPTESRGFIGLCKELQTSCGSAPGVGPKGTHQAQRQSCGVRPSGLTSTQQTVD; via the exons ATGTCTCAGACTCCATCACAGACCGTCTGTTCCTCTGCTACTGACCCTCAGACTGTGGTCGTTACCGCTAATGTTCAGAAATATgccttaaagaagaaaaaagtcctGAATGCAGAGGAGACTGAGCTGTTTGAGCTGAGTCAGGCTGCAGGAATCACACTGGACCAGGAAGTATTCAA GATCATGGTGGACCTGCTGAAGATGAACGTTGCTCCTCAGGCTGTTTTCCAGACTCTTAAATCCATGTGTGCCAGTCAGAGAGCGGCTGAGGGCGGAGCTTTGGACGCTTCGTCATCCTCCCACACAACCAGTGCCCCCAGTGCCCCCGCAGCAGCGCCCACAGAGAGCAGAG GATTCATTGGTCTCTGCAAAGAGCTCCAAACCTCCTGTGGCTCCGCCCCCGGCGTCGGGCCAAAGGGCACCCACCAGGCTCAACGCCAAAGCTGTGGCGTACGGCCCTCAGGACTCACAAG TACGCAGCAAACCGTCGACTAA
- the ppwd1 gene encoding peptidylprolyl isomerase domain and WD repeat-containing protein 1, which produces MAACDNNSELKRKATDCEDGDGGEEEEEWVGPMPNEATATKKRKVLEFERVYLENLPSAAMYERSYMHRDVITHLVCSKTDFIITASQDGHVKFWKKKEDEGIEFVKHFRSHLGVIESIAVSAEGALFCSVGDDQAMKVFDVVNFDMINMLKLGFHPGQSEWIYNPGDAISTVACSQKSTGKIFVYDGRGSSSPLHVFDKMHSSPLSQIRLNAKFRVIVSADKAGMLEYWTGLPSEFKFPRNVDWQFKTDTDLYEFAKHKTYPTSLAFSPDGRRMATIASDRKVRIFRFLTGKLIRVFDESLTMFTELQQMRQQLPDMEFGRRMAVERELEKVDGIRLTNIIFDETGHFVLYGTMLGIKVINVETNRCVRILGKLENIRVIQLSLFQGVAKAMAVAPTVEMKASDNPALQSVDPDPTVFCSAFKKNRFYMFTKREPEDTKSAESDRDIFNEKPSKEEVMAATQAEGPKRVSDSAIIHTTMGDIHIKLFPVECPKTVENFCVHSRNGYYNGHIFHRVIKSFMIQTGDPTGTGMGGESIWGGDFEDEFHATLRHDRPYTLSMANGGPGTNGSQFFITVVPTPWLDNKHTVFGRCTKGMEAVQRISNAKVNPKTDKPYEDMSIINITIK; this is translated from the exons ATGGCGGCGTGTGACAACAACTCGGAGCTGAAGCGGAAAGCAACAGATTGTGAGGATGGAGACGgaggtgaagaagaagaagagtgggTCGGACCCATGCCGAATGAAGCCACGGCCacgaagaaaagaaaag TGCTGGAGTTTGAGCGGGTTTACCTGGAGAACCTTCCCTCAGCTGCGATGTATGAACGGAGCTACATGCACAGGGATGTTATTACACACCTGGTCTGTTCAAA AACAGACTTTATCATCACAGCCAGCCAGGACGGACatgtgaagttttggaagaaGAAAGAGGACGAGGGAATTGAGTTTGTGAAGCACTTTCGCAGTCACCTCG GTGTGATTGAAAGCATCGCCGTCAGCGCTGAAGGAGCTCTTTTCTGTTCGGTCGGAGACGATCAGGCCATGAAGGTGTTCGACGTGGTCAACTTTGATATGATCAACATGCTGAAGCTGGG CTTCCACCCAGGTCAGAGCGAGTGGATCTACAATCCCGGCGACGCCATTTCCACCGTGGCGTGTTCTCAGAAGTCCACAGGAAAGATCTTTGTGTACGACGGCAGAGGCAGCAGCAGCCCGCTCCACGTCTTTGACAAAATGCACTCCTCGCCGCTTTCCCAGATCCGCCTTAACGCAAAGTTCCGAGTCATCGTTTCCGCCGACAAAGCTGGGATGCTGGAATACTGGACGGGCCTTCCCAGCGAATTCAAGTTCCCTAGAAACGTGGATTGGCAATTTAAAACAGATACTGACTTGTACGAGTTCGCCAAACATAAAACGTACCCGACCAGCCTGGCGTTCTCGCCCGACGGCAGAAGAATGGCCACCATCGCCTCGGACAGGAAGGTCCGCATCTTCCGCTTCCTCACGGGAAAACTGATAAGGGTGTTCGACGAGTCTTTGACG ATGTTCACAGAGCTGCAGCAGATGCGACAGCAGCTTCCCGACATGGAGTTTGGACGACGGATGGCGGTGGAGAGAGAGCTGGAGAAGGTGGACGGGATCCGCCTCACCAACATCATCTTTGACGAGACCGGACACTTTGTTTTATACGGGACGATGCTCGGCATCAAGGTGATCAACGTGGAAACCAACAG GTGCGTTCGGATCCTCGGGAAACTGGAGAACATCCGTGTGATCCAGCTGAGCCTGTTCCAGGGCGTTGCCAAGGCGATGGCGGTGGCCCCCACGGTGGAGATGAAGGCGTCCGATAACCCCGCCCTGCAGAGCGTGGACCCCGACCCCACCGTGTTCTGCAGCGCCTTCAAGAAGAACCGCTTCTACATG TTCACAAAACGAGAACCTGAAGACACGAAGAGCGCCGAGTCAGACCGAGACATCTTCAACGAGAAGCCATCCAAGGAGGAAGTGATGGCGGCTACGCAGGCCGAGGGCCCCAAGAGGGTCTCTGACAGCGCCATCATACACACCACCATGGGGGACATACACATCAAACTGTTCCCTGTGGA GTGTCCAAAAACTGTGGAGAACTTCTGCGTGCACAGCAGGAACGGATACTACAACGGACACATCTTCCACCGAGTTATTAAG agcttCATGATCCAGACAGGTGACCCCACAGGAACAGGGATGGGGGGGGAGAGTATCTGGGGGGGAGACTTTGAGGATGAGTTCCACGCTACGCTGAGACACGACCGACCCTACACACTCAGCATGGCCAACGGAGGGCCGGGAACCAACGGGTCGCAGTTCTTCATCACCGTGGTTCCCACG ccgtggttggacaacaaacacacagtgtTCGGACGCTGCACTAAAGGAATGGAGGCCGTGCAGAGGATCTCTAACGCTAAAGTCAACCCTAAGACGGACAAACCCTACGAGGACATGAGCATCATCAACATCACCATCAAATGA
- the mzt2b gene encoding mitotic-spindle organizing protein 2 isoform X3, whose product MSQTPSQTVCSSATDPQTVVVTANVQKYALKKKKVLNAEETELFELSQAAGITLDQEVFKIMVDLLKMNVAPQAVFQTLKSMCASQRAAEGGALDASSSSHTTSAPSAPAAAPTESRVRSKPSTNLGEKTRETSSQRVQRQPSASRGQKTKSSGSSSSSSQINST is encoded by the exons ATGTCTCAGACTCCATCACAGACCGTCTGTTCCTCTGCTACTGACCCTCAGACTGTGGTCGTTACCGCTAATGTTCAGAAATATgccttaaagaagaaaaaagtcctGAATGCAGAGGAGACTGAGCTGTTTGAGCTGAGTCAGGCTGCAGGAATCACACTGGACCAGGAAGTATTCAA GATCATGGTGGACCTGCTGAAGATGAACGTTGCTCCTCAGGCTGTTTTCCAGACTCTTAAATCCATGTGTGCCAGTCAGAGAGCGGCTGAGGGCGGAGCTTTGGACGCTTCGTCATCCTCCCACACAACCAGTGCCCCCAGTGCCCCCGCAGCAGCGCCCACAGAGAGCAGAG TACGCAGCAAACCGTCGACTAACCTCGGTGAGAAAACGCGTGAGACGTCGTCTCAGCGAGTGCAACGACAGCCCAGCGCCAGCAGGGGGCAGAAGACCAAAAGCTCAGGGAGCAGCAGCTCATCCTCACAAATCAACTCCACATGA
- the mzt2b gene encoding mitotic-spindle organizing protein 2 isoform X2: protein MSQTPSQTVCSSATDPQTVVVTANVQKYALKKKKVLNAEETELFELSQAAGITLDQEVFKIMVDLLKMNVAPQAVFQTLKSMCASQRAAEGGALDASSSSHTTSAPSAPAAAPTESRGFIGLCKELQTSCGSAPGVGPKGTHQAQRQSCGVRPSGLTRFPHLRLLLIKLNHDMFVHVHVHVHVQM from the exons ATGTCTCAGACTCCATCACAGACCGTCTGTTCCTCTGCTACTGACCCTCAGACTGTGGTCGTTACCGCTAATGTTCAGAAATATgccttaaagaagaaaaaagtcctGAATGCAGAGGAGACTGAGCTGTTTGAGCTGAGTCAGGCTGCAGGAATCACACTGGACCAGGAAGTATTCAA GATCATGGTGGACCTGCTGAAGATGAACGTTGCTCCTCAGGCTGTTTTCCAGACTCTTAAATCCATGTGTGCCAGTCAGAGAGCGGCTGAGGGCGGAGCTTTGGACGCTTCGTCATCCTCCCACACAACCAGTGCCCCCAGTGCCCCCGCAGCAGCGCCCACAGAGAGCAGAG GATTCATTGGTCTCTGCAAAGAGCTCCAAACCTCCTGTGGCTCCGCCCCCGGCGTCGGGCCAAAGGGCACCCACCAGGCTCAACGCCAAAGCTGTGGCGTACGGCCCTCAGGACTCACAAGGTTCCCCCACCTCCGTCTGCTGCTGATCAAACTTAACCATGAcatgtttgtgcatgtgcatgtgcatgtgcatgtgcagatgtag
- the trim23 gene encoding E3 ubiquitin-protein ligase TRIM23, which yields MRVARCRRPTMAAAAAGINKHSAAATMEPCIRHGRGASGSTVKVLECGVCEDVFSLQGDKVPRLLLCGHTVCHDCLTRLPLHGRAVRCPFDRQVTELGDSGVWGLKKNFALLELLERLQNGATNQSGMAEDALKGMGECIIRCDEDESHTASVYCTVCATHLCTECSQLTHSTRTLAKHRRVPLADKPHEKTLCPQHQVHAIEFVCLEEVCQTGPLMCCVCKEYGKHQGHKHAVLETEANQIRASILDMAHCIRSFTEEVSDYSRKLVGIVQQIEGGEQIVEDGVGMAHTEHVPGTAESARSCVRAYFADLHETLCRQEEMALSVVDAHVRERLIWLRQQQEDMTILLSQVSTACLHCEKTLQQDDCRVVLSKQEINLLLETLQKQQHQFTELADHIQLDAGIPVTFTKDNRVHIGPKMEIRVVTLGLDGAGKTTILFKLKQDEFMQPIPTIGFNVETVEYKNLKFTIWDVGGKHKLRPLWKHYYLNTQAVVFVIDSCHRDRLMEAHSELAKLLTEKELRDALLLIFANKQDVPGAASVEEMTELLSLHKLCCGRSWHIQGCDARSGMGLHEGLDWLSRQLVAAGVLDVA from the exons ATGCGCGTTGCTCGGTGCCGTCGCCCCACAATGGCCGCCGCTGCCGCAGGGATAAACAAGCACAGCGCCGCAGCGACGATGGAGCCCTGCATCCGACACGGGAGAGGGGCCAGCGGGAGCACGGTGAAG GTGTTGGAGTGTGGTGTGTGTGAGGACGTCTTCTCCCTCCAGGGAGACAAAGTCCCTCGTCTCCTGCTGTGCGGTCACACCGTGTGCCACGACTGTCTGACGCGGCTGCCGCTCCACGGCCGAGCGGTCCGCTGCCCGTTTGACAGACAGGTGACGGAGTTGG GAGACTCTGGTGTTTGGGGCCTGAAGAAGAACTTTGCTCTGTTGGAGCTGCTGGAGCGTCTCCAGAACGGAGCCACCAACCAATCAGGGATGGCCGAGGACGCCCTGAAGGGCATGGGAGAG TGCATCATCCGCTGTGACGAGGACGAGAGCCACACGGCCTCTGTGTACTGCACCGTGTGTGCCACACACCTGTGCACCGAGTGCTCTCAGCTCACACACTCCACGCGCACGCTGGCCAAGCACCGGCGCGTCCCATTGGCCGACAAACCTCACGAGAAGACGCTGTGTCCTCAGCACCAGGTCCACGCCATCGAGTTTGTGTGTCTGGAGGAGGTGTGTCAGACGGGACCGCTCATGTGCTGCGTCTGCAAGGAGTACGGGAAGCACCAGGGACACAAG CATGCCGTCCTGGAGACGGAGGCCAATCAGATCAGGGCATCCATCCTGGACATGGCCCACTGCATTCGCTCCTTCACTGAGGAGGTGTCGGATTACTCCAGGAAGCTGGTGGGCATCGTTCAGCAGATAGAAGGAGGAGAACAGATAGTGGAGGACGGAGTGGGCATGGCTCACACGGAGCAC GTTCCTGGTACGGCGGAGAGCGCTCGTTCCTGTGTGAGAGCGTACTTTGCTGACCTCCATGAGACGCTGTGTCGTCAGGAGGAGATGGCTCTGAGTGTGGTGGACGCCCACGTCAGGGAGAGGCTGATCTGGCTGagacagcagcaggaggacATGACCATACTGCTGAGTCAGGTGTCCACAGCCTGCCTGCACTGTGAGAAGACCCTCCAGCAG gacgaCTGCAGGGTGGTTCTATCTAAACAGGAGATCAACCTCCTCCTAGAGACTCTTCAGAAGCAGCAGCATCAGTTCACTGAACTCGCTGATCACATTCAGCTGGACGCAGGCATCCCTGTTACTTTCACTAAg GATAACCGGGTCCACATCGGCCCAAAGATGGAGATCAGGGTGGTGACGTTGGGTTTGGACGGAGCAGGAAAAACCACCATCCTGTTCAAACTGAAGCAGGACGAGTTCATGCAGCCAATCCCCACCATCG gaTTCAACGTGGAAACAGTGGAATACAAGAACCTCAAATTCACCATCTGGGACGTGGGTGGAAAACACAAGCTGAGACCTCTGTGGAAACATTATTACCTGAATACTCAAG cGGTGGTGTTTGTGATTGACAGCTGTCACAGGGACCGTCTGATGGAGGCTCACAGTGAGCTAGCTAAACTACTGACAGAGAAGGAGCTGAGAGACGCGCTGCTGCTCATCTTTGCTAACAAGCAG GACGTTCCCGGGGCGGCGTCCGTGGAGGAGATGACAGAACTGCTGAGTCTGCACAAACTGTGCTGTGGGCGGAGCTGGCACATCCAGGGCTGTGACGCCCGCAGTGGGATGGGCCTCCACGAGGGCTTGGATTGGTTGTCCAGGCAGCTGGTGGCCGCCGGAGTCCTGGACGTGGCCTAG
- the mzt2b gene encoding mitotic-spindle organizing protein 2 isoform X1 produces the protein MSQTPSQTVCSSATDPQTVVVTANVQKYALKKKKVLNAEETELFELSQAAGITLDQEVFKIMVDLLKMNVAPQAVFQTLKSMCASQRAAEGGALDASSSSHTTSAPSAPAAAPTESREEDSLVSAKSSKPPVAPPPASGQRAPTRLNAKAVAYGPQDSQVRSKPSTNLGEKTRETSSQRVQRQPSASRGQKTKSSGSSSSSSQINST, from the exons ATGTCTCAGACTCCATCACAGACCGTCTGTTCCTCTGCTACTGACCCTCAGACTGTGGTCGTTACCGCTAATGTTCAGAAATATgccttaaagaagaaaaaagtcctGAATGCAGAGGAGACTGAGCTGTTTGAGCTGAGTCAGGCTGCAGGAATCACACTGGACCAGGAAGTATTCAA GATCATGGTGGACCTGCTGAAGATGAACGTTGCTCCTCAGGCTGTTTTCCAGACTCTTAAATCCATGTGTGCCAGTCAGAGAGCGGCTGAGGGCGGAGCTTTGGACGCTTCGTCATCCTCCCACACAACCAGTGCCCCCAGTGCCCCCGCAGCAGCGCCCACAGAGAGCAGAG AGGAGGATTCATTGGTCTCTGCAAAGAGCTCCAAACCTCCTGTGGCTCCGCCCCCGGCGTCGGGCCAAAGGGCACCCACCAGGCTCAACGCCAAAGCTGTGGCGTACGGCCCTCAGGACTCACAAG TACGCAGCAAACCGTCGACTAACCTCGGTGAGAAAACGCGTGAGACGTCGTCTCAGCGAGTGCAACGACAGCCCAGCGCCAGCAGGGGGCAGAAGACCAAAAGCTCAGGGAGCAGCAGCTCATCCTCACAAATCAACTCCACATGA